One Pyrofollis japonicus DNA window includes the following coding sequences:
- a CDS encoding helix-turn-helix domain-containing protein, translating into MSSLVWPPRAVVDYIARHIAGEIVLSNKPGSVMRKWRELFGASQLEVAHHMGVSPSVISDYEKGRRVPGSSFVRRFVEALIEIDAEHGWVTVLRLAKNFQIHYLSAVIDMAEFEHGVRIDDVIKAVRGIPVNSFIEEQRVYGYTIVDSIKAILSLAGNEFFYLLGSTSQRVVVFTKVTSGRSPMIALRVSTIKPAVIVLHGTRRLDYLAAWIAESENLPVILSTARDVEELTKNLRALAFSPQ; encoded by the coding sequence TTGTCTAGCCTTGTGTGGCCTCCTCGGGCAGTCGTTGACTATATTGCCCGCCATATTGCTGGGGAGATAGTGCTGAGCAACAAGCCTGGCAGCGTGATGAGGAAGTGGCGTGAACTGTTTGGTGCAAGTCAGCTTGAAGTTGCTCATCACATGGGGGTTAGCCCAAGCGTTATAAGCGACTATGAGAAAGGGCGCCGTGTTCCAGGATCTTCCTTTGTTAGGAGGTTTGTTGAAGCACTCATAGAGATTGATGCTGAGCATGGCTGGGTTACTGTGCTTAGGCTTGCTAAGAATTTTCAGATACACTACCTAAGCGCAGTTATCGATATGGCTGAGTTCGAGCATGGTGTTAGGATAGACGATGTCATTAAAGCTGTTCGCGGCATTCCGGTAAACTCTTTTATCGAAGAACAAAGAGTTTACGGCTATACCATAGTCGATAGTATTAAGGCTATTCTTAGCCTTGCTGGTAACGAGTTCTTCTATCTTCTCGGCTCTACGTCTCAACGGGTAGTAGTGTTTACTAAGGTTACGAGTGGTAGGAGCCCGATGATAGCTTTACGCGTGTCTACAATTAAGCCTGCTGTTATAGTTCTTCATGGAACGCGTAGGCTTGACTATCTCGCCGCTTGGATAGCCGAGTCAGAAAACTTGCCCGTTATACTTAGTACGGCAAGAGATGTTGAAGAGCTTACGAAGAATCTTCGAGCGCTCGCTTTCTCTCCTCAATAA
- a CDS encoding Lsm family RNA-binding protein, protein MASMIAPPSSRRFLTELSNLIGKRVEVVLIDGRKYVGRLLGFEHPEMNLVLSDVKVDDQTIPRLFIMGRVIAEIRAYETTIFDPREFADYVAKKLGLRPDAIRVYPDAGVVMIYNSIRVTAEGVEGAGPLAAKVNYVLKEYLEAKKRGEPLR, encoded by the coding sequence ATGGCTTCAATGATTGCTCCTCCGTCATCGAGGCGCTTTCTAACAGAACTATCAAACCTTATCGGTAAGAGGGTTGAAGTTGTGCTCATAGATGGCAGAAAGTACGTTGGCCGCCTTCTCGGCTTCGAGCATCCAGAAATGAACCTCGTGCTTAGTGATGTAAAGGTTGATGACCAGACAATACCGAGGCTATTTATAATGGGAAGAGTAATAGCCGAAATAAGAGCCTACGAGACAACGATATTTGATCCCAGAGAATTTGCGGACTATGTTGCCAAGAAGCTTGGACTCAGACCTGATGCTATAAGGGTGTACCCGGATGCAGGCGTAGTAATGATATATAATAGTATACGTGTAACCGCGGAAGGCGTTGAAGGGGCTGGCCCCCTCGCGGCAAAGGTTAATTACGTACTCAAAGAATATCTTGAGGCCAAAAAGAGGGGAGAACCGCTCCGTTGA
- the tgtA gene encoding tRNA guanosine(15) transglycosylase TgtA, whose amino-acid sequence MKQIGFFEIKDKDLGGRIGKLYTPHGVLETPALLPVIDVVRQEVPIEEIEKAGFRAVITNAYLLWKRLRKEALERGVHGVLGFNGIIMTDSGAYQILEYGDIEIKPKEVIEFEKAIGSDIAVILDIPTGNARDRKQAEYSVQETLRRAQEAVHQIDADKRVWVLPVQGGPFRDLVEKSAKESARLPYYQLYALGSPTVLLERYDYPTLLDMLFTARTNLPLTKPLHLFGAGHPMVIPFAVALGADMFDSASYILYARDNRYMTLRRTYRLEELEEFPCSCPVCTKHTPKELLEMPKAERTRLLALHNLYVLRQAINEVKTAIREGRLWELLEEKSRAHPSLAKAFANFRHYVEFLEKVSPRIKSNKAKGIFLYGPESLFNPRIKYHYNSILTRYRPRKRGTLVLLPIDPDAKPFTNSTIYREIRKMFNEHNAHIVGYIQYIGIIPEELAETYPLSQFEANIYPYEEVISKTAKIVEDYITRNKATYNKIVIVVCKGMQPNNAVSRAIIDRLSEKGLPVEIFEKDCNKKS is encoded by the coding sequence TTGAAACAAATAGGTTTCTTCGAGATAAAGGATAAAGACCTTGGCGGCAGGATAGGAAAACTCTATACGCCACATGGAGTGCTTGAGACACCAGCACTACTTCCTGTCATAGACGTCGTAAGACAAGAGGTACCTATCGAGGAAATCGAGAAAGCTGGGTTCAGAGCAGTAATTACAAATGCATACTTGTTATGGAAACGGCTTCGAAAAGAAGCCCTCGAAAGAGGAGTACACGGCGTACTAGGATTTAACGGTATTATAATGACTGATTCAGGTGCATATCAAATACTTGAATATGGAGACATAGAAATAAAACCGAAAGAAGTAATTGAATTCGAAAAAGCAATCGGAAGCGATATTGCCGTAATTCTAGACATACCTACTGGGAATGCTCGGGACCGAAAGCAAGCCGAGTACAGTGTCCAAGAAACTCTTAGACGAGCCCAAGAGGCCGTCCACCAAATAGATGCAGACAAACGCGTTTGGGTTCTACCGGTACAAGGGGGTCCCTTTAGAGACCTCGTAGAGAAAAGCGCAAAAGAATCCGCAAGACTCCCATACTATCAGTTATACGCCTTAGGGAGTCCAACAGTTCTACTAGAGAGATATGACTACCCTACTCTCCTTGACATGCTGTTTACGGCACGCACTAACTTGCCCCTTACTAAGCCGCTACACTTATTTGGCGCAGGACACCCCATGGTGATTCCATTCGCTGTTGCTCTTGGAGCAGATATGTTTGATTCGGCATCTTATATCCTATACGCAAGAGACAATAGATATATGACGCTTCGACGCACATATAGACTTGAAGAACTCGAAGAGTTTCCATGCAGCTGCCCAGTTTGTACAAAACATACGCCCAAGGAATTACTAGAAATGCCGAAAGCCGAAAGAACACGACTACTAGCATTACATAACTTGTATGTCCTGCGCCAAGCGATAAACGAAGTTAAAACAGCTATAAGGGAAGGAAGGCTATGGGAACTCTTAGAAGAAAAAAGCCGGGCACACCCCTCACTCGCAAAAGCCTTTGCTAATTTCCGACACTACGTGGAATTCTTAGAAAAAGTGTCTCCTCGTATTAAGAGCAATAAAGCTAAAGGAATCTTCTTATACGGGCCCGAAAGTCTCTTTAACCCTAGGATAAAATATCATTATAATTCAATTCTAACACGTTATAGGCCTAGGAAAAGGGGCACCTTAGTCCTGCTCCCTATAGATCCAGATGCAAAACCGTTTACGAATTCAACAATTTATAGAGAGATAAGAAAAATGTTTAACGAGCACAATGCACATATAGTTGGATATATACAATATATTGGCATTATACCAGAAGAACTTGCAGAAACGTATCCGCTCTCACAATTTGAGGCGAACATCTACCCATATGAAGAAGTGATTAGCAAAACGGCAAAAATCGTTGAAGACTACATTACAAGGAATAAAGCCACGTATAATAAGATCGTCATTGTCGTCTGTAAAGGGATGCAGCCGAATAATGCCGTCTCACGGGCGATTATTGACCGTCTAAGCGAAAAAGGCTTACCAGTAGAAATCTTTGAAAAAGATTGTAACAAGAAGTCCTGA
- a CDS encoding nascent polypeptide-associated complex protein, whose translation MFRFDPKELRKQLKRLGLRDVKIEAVNAEEVVIHTAEGKELVIISPQVLLMRMKGGAVMLQVMGQGIEEREIAISEPAGEQISEEDARFVAEQTGVSIEEAKQALQEAGGDIAAAIMLIEERKRALEDSS comes from the coding sequence ATGTTTCGCTTTGACCCTAAAGAGCTTCGCAAGCAGCTCAAACGCCTAGGGCTAAGGGACGTAAAAATTGAAGCGGTTAATGCAGAGGAAGTCGTCATACATACTGCCGAGGGAAAGGAGCTGGTAATTATATCGCCACAAGTTCTCTTGATGCGAATGAAGGGGGGTGCCGTCATGCTCCAGGTAATGGGTCAGGGTATTGAAGAGCGTGAAATAGCTATTAGTGAGCCGGCAGGAGAACAAATAAGCGAGGAAGATGCAAGATTTGTTGCAGAACAGACAGGAGTCAGTATCGAAGAAGCTAAACAAGCACTTCAAGAAGCTGGAGGCGATATAGCAGCAGCAATAATGCTTATTGAGGAGAGAAAGCGAGCGCTCGAAGATTCTTCGTAA
- a CDS encoding proteasome assembly chaperone family protein: protein MGTYNVYRFKTIKVYFSDEFKNSEFFITGFKGFGAVGYLATVHLANQPYCQKAGFVATKYMPEEASPDEKGVVGPFTLYYCENNGKKFGVLVNHDIPVVQERSRFAEAIVNFVSWLKISEAVLIGGFDARLREKDEKLRWVATSAYGRQLSEPRMSKGLYVVGPLALLLLYAEIYNYPALAILPYTEAMRPDPRAAAVAIEKINELYGVNISTAELLEEAKKIEETIAMLEKQQQMLSSPAPERSYM, encoded by the coding sequence ATGGGCACGTATAATGTCTATAGATTTAAGACTATCAAGGTATACTTTTCTGACGAGTTTAAAAACAGCGAGTTCTTTATCACCGGATTCAAAGGATTTGGAGCAGTAGGGTATCTCGCAACGGTTCATTTGGCTAATCAGCCTTATTGTCAAAAAGCCGGCTTTGTAGCAACAAAATATATGCCGGAAGAAGCTTCGCCGGATGAGAAAGGAGTAGTAGGGCCATTTACGCTATATTATTGTGAAAACAATGGTAAGAAATTCGGTGTGCTTGTGAACCACGATATTCCTGTTGTTCAAGAAAGAAGCAGGTTTGCAGAAGCTATAGTGAATTTCGTTTCGTGGCTAAAGATTAGTGAAGCAGTGCTCATCGGAGGCTTCGATGCACGGCTTCGTGAAAAGGATGAAAAGCTACGCTGGGTTGCGACATCGGCTTACGGTAGACAGTTAAGCGAGCCCCGGATGAGCAAGGGGCTTTATGTTGTTGGTCCTCTCGCCCTTCTCCTACTATATGCGGAGATCTATAACTATCCAGCACTAGCCATACTGCCGTACACTGAGGCTATGAGGCCTGATCCACGTGCAGCAGCGGTAGCTATTGAGAAAATTAATGAATTATATGGAGTAAATATTAGCACAGCCGAACTGCTTGAAGAGGCAAAGAAGATTGAGGAAACAATAGCGATGCTTGAGAAACAGCAACAAATGCTATCATCGCCTGCGCCAGAAAGATCGTATATGTAG
- a CDS encoding DNA-directed RNA polymerase subunit G produces the protein MPEQEEIVKFTGIVEDIEKELIPRLFIARIKSDDNEYIVEMDMHKDLILFNKGSRVEVVLSRSTPSYRDGVDFVGVGTVVSKRKEDDNSIAFLVSIGGLLFKIKSRKELDLEPTERIYVKIAPLS, from the coding sequence ATGCCGGAGCAAGAAGAAATAGTTAAGTTTACGGGAATAGTTGAGGATATTGAAAAAGAGCTTATTCCAAGGCTATTTATAGCTAGGATAAAGAGTGATGATAATGAGTACATCGTAGAGATGGACATGCATAAGGACCTAATATTGTTTAACAAGGGCTCGCGGGTTGAAGTCGTCCTTTCCCGGTCTACACCGAGCTATAGGGATGGCGTTGACTTCGTTGGAGTAGGCACAGTTGTCTCTAAGAGAAAGGAAGATGATAACTCTATAGCGTTTCTCGTATCGATCGGCGGGCTTCTCTTCAAGATAAAGTCTAGAAAAGAACTTGATCTAGAGCCAACTGAAAGGATATACGTAAAGATTGCTCCTCTATCATGA
- the thsB gene encoding thermosome subunit beta, producing MATPARVATVEPTGVPVLILKEGTQRTYGREALRANIMIVRAIAETLRTTYGPKGMDKMLVDSLGDITITNDGATILDKMDVQHPTAKLVVQVAKGQDEEVGDGTKTSVIFAGELLRVAEELLDKNVHPTVIVSGFKKASEEAVKRLYEIAEPIDINDDETLKKIAMTSLTSKAVHGAREYLAEIAVKAVRQVTEKRGDRWYIDLDSIQIIKKHGGSLRDTQLIYGIVLDKEVVHPGMPKRVENAYIVLLDAPLEVEKPEIDAEIRISDPTYLKKFLEEEEKILSNYVEKIYEVAVERMKRDGLEPGKAGIVVITQKGIDEVAQHFLAKKGIMAVRRVKRSDIEKVAKATGAKIVSNIEDLSPDDLGFAKLVEERKVGEDKMIFIEGCPNPKAVTILIRGGLERLVDEAERSLNDALHAVADAIRDGKIVAGGGAVEVELAKYLREIAPKIGGKEQLAVEAFARALEGLPMALAENAGLDPVEIIMKLRAAHAKPEGKWHGINVFKGEVEDMMKLGVIEPVSVKANAIKAGTEAAIMVLRIDDIIAAARRKEEEEKEKKGGGEEESEE from the coding sequence CTGGCGTCCCGGTACTAATTCTCAAGGAGGGCACACAGAGGACCTACGGCAGGGAAGCTCTCCGTGCAAACATAATGATCGTGCGCGCCATAGCCGAAACACTAAGAACGACATATGGTCCAAAAGGCATGGACAAGATGCTAGTTGACAGCCTAGGCGACATAACGATAACCAACGACGGCGCCACGATTCTTGACAAGATGGATGTACAGCACCCGACAGCAAAACTAGTAGTACAGGTAGCCAAGGGCCAGGACGAAGAAGTAGGCGATGGTACAAAGACATCGGTTATATTCGCTGGCGAACTCCTCAGAGTCGCTGAGGAACTTCTCGACAAGAACGTCCATCCAACAGTAATAGTTAGCGGCTTCAAGAAGGCCTCCGAGGAAGCAGTAAAAAGACTATATGAGATCGCGGAGCCAATAGACATAAACGACGACGAGACTCTCAAGAAGATAGCAATGACGAGCCTCACAAGCAAAGCTGTCCACGGTGCACGCGAGTACCTTGCAGAAATAGCCGTCAAAGCAGTAAGGCAGGTGACAGAGAAGCGTGGCGACAGATGGTACATTGATCTAGACAGTATACAGATAATCAAGAAACACGGTGGCAGCCTAAGGGACACGCAGCTGATATACGGCATTGTTCTTGATAAGGAGGTTGTGCATCCTGGTATGCCTAAGAGGGTTGAGAATGCTTACATAGTGTTGCTAGACGCACCACTAGAAGTAGAAAAGCCAGAAATTGACGCCGAGATAAGAATCAGTGACCCAACATACCTCAAGAAGTTCCTCGAAGAAGAGGAGAAGATACTCAGCAACTATGTTGAGAAGATTTATGAGGTTGCTGTTGAGCGTATGAAGAGAGATGGCTTGGAGCCTGGTAAGGCAGGCATCGTCGTCATAACCCAGAAGGGTATCGATGAGGTAGCACAACACTTCCTAGCAAAGAAAGGAATAATGGCAGTAAGAAGAGTAAAGAGAAGCGACATCGAGAAGGTAGCAAAGGCTACAGGTGCAAAGATAGTAAGCAATATCGAGGACCTCTCGCCAGACGACTTAGGCTTCGCAAAGCTAGTAGAAGAGAGGAAAGTCGGAGAAGACAAGATGATATTCATAGAGGGATGCCCCAACCCCAAAGCAGTAACCATACTTATACGCGGTGGCCTCGAGAGGCTTGTTGATGAGGCTGAAAGGAGTCTAAACGATGCACTCCATGCAGTAGCCGATGCAATAAGGGATGGGAAGATAGTGGCAGGCGGCGGTGCAGTAGAGGTTGAGCTAGCAAAGTACCTCAGAGAAATAGCGCCAAAGATTGGTGGAAAAGAACAGCTAGCAGTGGAAGCATTTGCTAGGGCGCTTGAAGGCCTACCGATGGCACTAGCTGAGAACGCTGGTCTAGACCCAGTAGAGATAATAATGAAGCTAAGAGCTGCCCATGCTAAGCCTGAGGGCAAGTGGCACGGAATCAACGTGTTCAAGGGCGAAGTCGAGGACATGATGAAGCTGGGAGTAATAGAGCCAGTAAGCGTTAAGGCTAATGCGATCAAGGCAGGAACAGAAGCAGCAATCATGGTTCTAAGGATCGACGACATTATTGCAGCTGCTAGAAGAAAGGAGGAAGAAGAAAAAGAGAAGAAGGGCGGCGGCGAAGAGGAAAGCGAAGAGTAA
- a CDS encoding MBL fold metallo-hydrolase, which yields MKYSVKILGGGKEVGRLSVLVRRSNSPKGVLLDAGVNFDDEDRPVFAATYPPKYVDAIILSHAHLDHIGTAPLYFISGSPKVYATRPTKQMAKLMLEDFLKLNGYYSPYEHREVKALLENTETVRYGQKIALGNDMEAEFYSAGHIPGSMITVLNANGERIAFTGDLNNIETKLMKPAHIDLIGKVDVLIMEATYGTTRHPPREKAEKRLISIIEETIDKKGTVLIPAFSIARGQEIMMILAKYDPPVPVYVDGMIRQITEIFLENSDYINNPDLLRKAYENFNIVRGWRDRNRAWKHPSIIIASAGMLKGGPSLYYLKRIGRNPRNAVVMVSFQAPGSPGRRILEEGLMPDTEEPVKARVEWLDFSSHADRDVLLDVVKKLSPSKLIIVHSEADVAEGFAKTVELEEAAEDVIIAENEKEYEI from the coding sequence ATGAAGTACTCAGTTAAAATACTCGGTGGAGGTAAAGAAGTAGGAAGACTATCAGTTCTCGTAAGGAGAAGTAACTCCCCGAAAGGTGTTTTGCTTGATGCTGGCGTAAACTTCGACGACGAAGACAGGCCGGTTTTCGCTGCAACATATCCGCCAAAATATGTTGACGCTATAATTCTCAGCCACGCTCACCTAGACCATATAGGCACTGCACCACTTTACTTCATTTCAGGATCTCCTAAGGTGTATGCTACGAGGCCGACCAAACAAATGGCTAAACTAATGCTTGAAGACTTTCTGAAACTTAATGGCTACTATTCTCCATATGAACATCGAGAAGTAAAAGCTCTCTTAGAGAACACCGAGACTGTGAGATACGGGCAGAAAATAGCCTTAGGCAATGATATGGAGGCAGAGTTCTATTCTGCTGGACATATACCGGGTAGTATGATAACAGTGCTAAATGCTAATGGAGAGAGAATCGCGTTCACGGGAGATCTAAACAATATTGAGACAAAGCTGATGAAGCCAGCTCATATAGACTTGATAGGAAAAGTTGACGTACTCATAATGGAAGCAACATATGGAACAACAAGGCATCCTCCACGCGAAAAAGCAGAGAAAAGGCTTATCTCAATAATAGAAGAAACTATTGACAAGAAAGGAACGGTTCTTATACCGGCTTTTAGCATTGCGCGTGGACAAGAAATAATGATGATACTAGCTAAATATGATCCACCCGTGCCAGTCTATGTTGATGGAATGATAAGACAAATTACTGAGATATTTCTAGAGAATAGCGATTATATAAATAATCCGGATCTCTTAAGGAAAGCCTATGAAAACTTTAACATTGTAAGAGGATGGAGAGACCGAAACCGTGCATGGAAGCACCCGTCGATAATAATTGCATCTGCAGGCATGCTTAAAGGCGGACCAAGTCTTTATTACCTTAAACGTATTGGAAGAAACCCGAGAAATGCTGTCGTCATGGTGAGTTTCCAGGCACCTGGATCACCCGGCAGGCGAATATTAGAGGAAGGCTTGATGCCGGATACCGAGGAACCAGTAAAAGCAAGGGTCGAGTGGCTTGATTTCAGCAGTCATGCAGACAGAGATGTTCTTCTCGACGTGGTTAAGAAATTAAGCCCTTCAAAACTCATAATAGTTCACAGCGAGGCTGACGTAGCTGAGGGTTTTGCAAAGACAGTTGAATTAGAAGAAGCAGCGGAAGACGTTATCATTGCAGAAAACGAAAAAGAGTATGAAATATAA
- a CDS encoding haloacid dehalogenase, translated as MELRGLEKIELSSFSKHVRSIVSSIDNVLSRREEIRDTLIKNGRDIIRLSGWAINAIHRGLLEDAKKHIDQMDEIVKEFVSLASTDSFLRESGFVYNVLSEYVEAKAFYSLLVEGYLPRPEELGVSEVPYLQGLGDTLGELRRLALDLMRIGHLSIAEKILDIMETMYYELRALEYPDALMPGVRHKVDVARRLIDDTKSLLLAIKARMGGSTS; from the coding sequence TTGGAACTCAGGGGCCTGGAGAAGATAGAGCTTAGTAGCTTCTCTAAGCATGTAAGAAGTATTGTATCGAGTATTGATAATGTGCTATCTAGGCGTGAAGAAATACGCGATACTCTGATAAAGAATGGACGTGATATAATACGATTATCGGGCTGGGCCATAAATGCTATTCATAGAGGATTACTGGAGGATGCAAAGAAGCACATAGACCAAATGGATGAAATAGTCAAGGAGTTTGTTAGCCTTGCATCAACTGATTCGTTTCTCAGAGAAAGCGGCTTCGTATACAATGTGTTATCAGAATATGTTGAAGCTAAAGCATTCTATAGCCTACTTGTAGAAGGCTATTTGCCCCGCCCCGAAGAGCTAGGTGTTTCCGAAGTTCCCTATCTACAAGGTCTCGGAGATACACTTGGTGAGCTTAGACGTCTCGCACTTGATCTTATGAGGATCGGCCATCTTAGTATAGCTGAAAAAATACTTGACATAATGGAGACGATGTACTATGAGCTGAGGGCTTTAGAATATCCTGATGCGTTAATGCCTGGCGTCAGGCACAAGGTTGATGTTGCTCGGCGATTAATCGATGATACAAAGTCTCTCCTATTGGCGATAAAGGCTAGGATGGGCGGTTCTACGTCTTGA
- a CDS encoding M24 family metallopeptidase translates to MVYENRLEKLITIAEEENVSSILVSQPPNVFYFTGYRGAGMLLYSRNTGFVLLTPPLEYLNAMHSLEETGLLDKIEVIAYQPYGLPEDLLLAPSQKVLQKSLVDAIVHLIGEGSKTGTDLNSLALFQDLSKKLQLTSVTDRIVRLRMVKEQWELERIETAISIAEEALRAAIENLDYGVSEQEIAGIIEYTFRALGADDHSFPPIVAFGENTVYPHAMPSRRRRLEPGMPVLIDLGAIYKGYCSDMTRTLVLDEGPEGFREAAEAVLESVEEAIDTVAPGIKAGEVDARAREVLRKHGLAYYFNHSLGHGVGIEIHEPPRISFGSDVVLEPGMVITIEPGVYIPGKYGVRIEEMILVTKKGAKKLTQYPSRLWL, encoded by the coding sequence GTGGTATATGAGAATAGACTGGAAAAGCTCATTACTATAGCTGAGGAGGAAAATGTTTCATCTATTCTGGTTTCTCAGCCGCCGAACGTGTTCTACTTTACAGGTTATCGTGGAGCAGGTATGCTGCTGTATAGCAGAAACACTGGCTTCGTACTGCTTACTCCGCCGCTTGAATATCTAAACGCTATGCATAGTTTAGAGGAGACGGGTCTTCTAGATAAGATAGAGGTAATTGCATATCAGCCTTACGGCTTACCCGAGGACCTATTGCTTGCTCCAAGCCAGAAAGTGCTGCAAAAGAGCCTTGTTGACGCAATTGTACATCTTATAGGCGAAGGCTCTAAAACGGGAACAGATCTTAACAGCCTAGCTCTATTTCAAGACCTTTCCAAGAAACTTCAACTAACATCCGTCACAGATAGAATAGTGAGACTTAGAATGGTTAAAGAACAGTGGGAGCTTGAACGAATAGAAACAGCTATATCGATTGCAGAAGAGGCTCTACGAGCAGCTATTGAAAACCTCGACTATGGTGTATCTGAGCAAGAAATAGCAGGAATAATAGAGTATACTTTTCGAGCACTCGGCGCAGACGATCATTCATTCCCACCAATAGTTGCCTTTGGCGAGAACACCGTTTATCCCCATGCAATGCCTTCACGTCGTCGCCGCCTAGAGCCGGGCATGCCGGTATTGATAGACCTTGGCGCAATATACAAGGGATATTGTAGTGATATGACGAGAACACTTGTGTTAGATGAGGGCCCAGAAGGTTTTCGAGAAGCAGCTGAGGCTGTTCTAGAGTCTGTTGAAGAAGCTATTGATACCGTAGCTCCAGGTATTAAGGCAGGCGAAGTAGATGCGAGGGCGAGAGAAGTATTGAGAAAACATGGCCTTGCATACTACTTTAACCATAGCTTAGGACACGGTGTCGGAATAGAAATACATGAGCCTCCACGCATTAGCTTCGGCAGCGATGTGGTGCTAGAACCTGGCATGGTAATTACTATAGAGCCGGGCGTCTACATACCAGGAAAATACGGCGTACGAATTGAGGAAATGATTCTGGTAACAAAGAAGGGAGCTAAGAAGCTAACTCAATATCCTTCCCGCCTCTGGCTCTGA
- a CDS encoding PUA domain-containing protein, which yields MRLRRATRSEVLRLRAIADYQFGYPAGDLLIPDDVIVGISPATRRIREIYGSEGLLAVLRAHDYLYSLSINGARRLLALPEPRLRAIVNSNEISKSIPCYKIISIDEELRPGDEVIILSEEKELLGIGRLRLSPLEIREGCGSEAIRVRKRVRKEE from the coding sequence TTGCGGCTAAGGCGTGCAACCCGATCTGAGGTATTAAGACTTCGAGCTATAGCAGACTATCAGTTCGGCTATCCCGCAGGTGATTTACTAATACCCGATGATGTAATTGTAGGTATTTCGCCAGCCACGCGGAGAATAAGAGAGATTTATGGCTCAGAGGGACTCCTGGCTGTTCTCCGGGCACATGATTATCTGTACTCATTATCCATTAATGGTGCTCGTCGCCTTCTCGCTTTACCTGAGCCAAGGCTTAGAGCAATTGTAAATAGTAATGAAATTAGTAAAAGCATTCCCTGCTATAAGATAATAAGTATTGATGAAGAGCTTCGACCCGGCGACGAAGTAATAATATTGTCGGAGGAAAAAGAATTGCTTGGCATTGGAAGGCTCCGTTTATCGCCTCTAGAAATAAGAGAGGGCTGCGGTAGCGAAGCCATACGTGTGCGCAAGAGGGTTAGAAAGGAGGAGTAA
- a CDS encoding adenylate kinase family protein — protein MAIDSVTSSTKTIILFGVPGTGKTVLGSRIARRTSRRFVTLSWIVLWHGLWSQYDRDRRSFVIEYEGLVNKLKEYRGYIIETHWLEPFLDAGVADIIVFTRVHPLVLYERLSRRNWPQRKIVENVEAELLGSLIGEALEAIRKGALVIEIDTSRITPEEAVEKVIAAIRVSESKCCINWLDSLSPQELEKIMRIIERYT, from the coding sequence TTGGCAATAGATAGTGTTACGAGCAGCACTAAGACGATTATACTTTTTGGTGTACCAGGTACAGGGAAAACAGTACTTGGATCGAGGATTGCTAGGCGGACTAGCCGGCGTTTTGTCACACTAAGCTGGATTGTGCTTTGGCATGGTTTATGGAGCCAATATGATAGGGATAGAAGGAGTTTTGTGATAGAGTATGAAGGCCTCGTTAATAAGCTTAAAGAATATCGGGGATATATTATAGAAACACATTGGCTAGAGCCCTTCCTTGATGCGGGGGTTGCTGATATAATCGTATTTACTCGTGTCCATCCACTTGTTCTTTATGAGAGACTTTCTAGACGTAATTGGCCTCAAAGAAAAATAGTAGAAAATGTTGAAGCCGAGCTGTTGGGATCTCTCATAGGTGAAGCCTTGGAGGCTATTCGAAAGGGAGCACTTGTTATCGAAATTGATACAAGTCGTATAACTCCGGAAGAAGCTGTAGAGAAAGTTATTGCCGCTATTAGAGTATCTGAAAGTAAGTGCTGCATTAATTGGCTAGATTCTCTAAGTCCACAAGAATTAGAGAAGATAATGAGAATAATAGAGCGTTATACCTAG